The proteins below come from a single Streptomyces sp. SCSIO 75703 genomic window:
- a CDS encoding acyl-CoA dehydrogenase, with protein sequence MGHYKPNLRDIEFNLFEVLGRDKLYGTGPFAEMDTDTARSVLEELTRLAENELAESFADADRNPPVFDPETNTAPVPASFKKSYQAFMDSEYWRLGLPEAIGGTTAPPSLIWAYAELILGANPAVWMYSSGPAFAGILHDEGTDEQKKIARIAVERQWGSTMVLTEPDAGSDVGAGRAKAVKQEDGSWHIEGVKRFITSGEHDMSENILHYVLARPEGAGPGTKGLSLFLVPKYLFDAETGEPGERNGVYATNVEHKMGLKASNTCEMTFGDRHPAKGWLIGEKHDGIRQMFRIIEFARMMVGTKAISTLSTGYLNALEYAKERVQGPDLANFMDKAAPKVTITHHPDVRRSLMTQKAYAEGMRALVLYTASVQDTIAVKEANGEDTTADHALNDLLLPIVKGYGSEKGYEQLAQSLQTFGGSGFLQEYPIEQYIRDSKIDTLYEGTTAIQGQDFFFRKIVRNQGAALNALAEDIKEFLALATGGEELSAAREHLAKAAVELEALVGLMLTDLAATEQDVKNIYKVGLNTTRLLMASGDVIVGYLLLKGAAVAAEKLPTASAKDRAFYTGKIAAATFFAATVLPGVTLARKVAQGVELDLMELDEAAF encoded by the coding sequence TCGCCGACGCCGACCGCAACCCGCCGGTCTTCGACCCGGAGACGAACACGGCTCCGGTCCCCGCGTCCTTCAAGAAGAGCTACCAGGCCTTCATGGACTCCGAGTACTGGCGGCTGGGCCTGCCCGAGGCCATCGGCGGCACCACCGCGCCGCCCTCGCTGATCTGGGCCTACGCCGAGCTGATCCTGGGCGCCAACCCGGCCGTGTGGATGTACTCCTCCGGCCCCGCCTTCGCCGGCATCCTCCACGACGAGGGCACCGACGAGCAGAAGAAGATCGCCCGGATCGCCGTCGAGCGCCAGTGGGGCTCCACCATGGTCCTCACCGAGCCGGACGCCGGCTCCGACGTGGGCGCCGGCCGCGCCAAGGCGGTCAAGCAGGAGGACGGCTCCTGGCACATCGAGGGCGTCAAGCGCTTCATCACCTCGGGCGAGCACGACATGTCCGAGAACATCCTCCACTACGTCCTCGCCCGCCCCGAGGGCGCCGGCCCCGGCACCAAGGGCCTCTCCCTCTTCCTCGTCCCGAAGTACCTCTTCGACGCCGAGACCGGCGAGCCGGGCGAGCGCAACGGCGTCTACGCCACCAACGTCGAGCACAAGATGGGCCTGAAGGCGTCCAACACCTGCGAGATGACCTTCGGCGACCGCCACCCCGCCAAGGGCTGGCTGATCGGCGAGAAGCACGACGGCATCCGCCAGATGTTCCGCATCATCGAGTTCGCCCGCATGATGGTCGGCACGAAGGCGATCTCCACCCTCTCCACCGGCTACCTCAACGCGCTGGAGTACGCCAAGGAGCGCGTCCAGGGGCCCGACCTGGCCAACTTCATGGACAAGGCCGCGCCCAAGGTCACCATCACGCACCACCCCGACGTGCGCCGCTCGCTCATGACGCAGAAGGCGTACGCGGAGGGCATGCGGGCGCTGGTGCTCTACACCGCCTCCGTCCAGGACACCATCGCGGTCAAGGAGGCGAACGGCGAGGACACCACCGCCGACCACGCCCTCAACGACCTGCTCCTGCCCATCGTCAAGGGCTACGGCTCCGAGAAGGGCTACGAGCAGCTCGCGCAGTCGCTCCAGACCTTCGGCGGCTCCGGCTTCCTGCAGGAGTACCCGATCGAGCAGTACATCCGCGACTCCAAGATCGACACCCTCTACGAGGGCACCACGGCCATCCAGGGCCAGGACTTCTTCTTCCGGAAGATCGTCCGCAACCAGGGCGCCGCGCTCAACGCCCTCGCCGAGGACATCAAGGAGTTCCTCGCCCTCGCCACCGGCGGCGAGGAGCTGTCCGCCGCCCGCGAGCACCTGGCGAAGGCCGCCGTCGAGCTGGAGGCCCTGGTCGGCCTCATGCTCACCGACCTCGCCGCCACCGAGCAGGACGTCAAGAACATCTACAAGGTCGGGCTCAACACCACCCGCTTGCTGATGGCCTCCGGCGACGTGATCGTCGGCTACCTGCTCCTCAAGGGCGCCGCCGTCGCCGCCGAGAAGCTGCCGACCGCCTCCGCCAAGGACCGGGCCTTCTACACCGGCAAGATCGCGGCGGCCACGTTCTTCGCCGCCACCGTCCTGCCCGGCGTCACCCTGGCCCGCAAGGTCGCCCAGGGCGTCGAGCTGGACCTCATGGAGCTGGACGAGGCCGCCTTCTGA
- a CDS encoding M18 family aminopeptidase, giving the protein MSEPLRFDRGHTDDLMSFLAASPTPYHAVANAAERLEKAGFRQVSETDSWDESAEVSAAGSGGRYVLRGGAIVAWYVPEGARPHTPFRIVGAHTDSPNLRVKPRPDSGAHGWRQVAVEIYGGPLLNSWLDRDLGLAGRLSLRDGTTRLVDVARPLLRVPQLAIHLDRTVSSEGLKLDKQRHLQPVWGLADTVRDGDLVAFLEEEAGVAPGEVTGWDLMTHPVEPPAYLGRDRELVAGPRMDNLLSVHAGVAALTAAAASGGPLPYVPVLAAFDHEENGSQSDTGADGPLLGGVLERSVLARGGSWEDRARAFAGTVCLSSDTGHAVHPNYAERHDPTHHPRVNGGPILKVNVNNRYATDGSGRAVFAAACEKAGVPFQTFVSNNSMPCGTTIGPITAARHGIHTVDIGVAILSMHSARELCGGEDPHLLAAALTAFLTG; this is encoded by the coding sequence ATGAGCGAACCCCTCCGTTTCGACCGCGGTCACACCGACGACCTGATGTCCTTCCTGGCCGCCAGTCCGACGCCGTACCACGCCGTGGCCAACGCCGCCGAGCGGCTGGAGAAGGCCGGCTTCCGGCAGGTGTCGGAGACGGACTCCTGGGACGAGTCGGCGGAGGTCTCCGCCGCGGGGAGCGGCGGACGGTACGTGCTGCGCGGCGGCGCGATCGTCGCCTGGTACGTCCCCGAGGGCGCCCGGCCGCACACCCCCTTCCGCATCGTCGGCGCACACACCGACTCCCCCAACCTGCGCGTCAAGCCCCGCCCGGACAGCGGGGCGCACGGCTGGCGCCAGGTCGCCGTGGAGATCTACGGCGGACCGCTGCTCAACTCCTGGCTCGACCGCGACCTCGGCCTCGCCGGCCGGCTGAGCCTGCGCGACGGCACCACCCGCCTGGTCGACGTCGCCCGGCCGCTGCTGCGCGTGCCCCAGCTCGCCATCCACCTGGACCGCACGGTCTCCTCCGAGGGCCTCAAGCTGGACAAGCAGCGCCACCTCCAGCCCGTCTGGGGCCTCGCCGACACCGTCCGCGACGGCGACCTCGTCGCCTTCCTGGAGGAGGAGGCGGGCGTCGCCCCGGGGGAGGTGACCGGCTGGGACCTGATGACCCACCCCGTGGAGCCCCCGGCGTACCTGGGCCGCGACCGCGAGCTGGTGGCCGGCCCCCGCATGGACAACCTGCTCTCCGTGCACGCCGGGGTGGCCGCGCTGACCGCCGCCGCCGCGTCCGGCGGGCCGCTGCCGTACGTCCCCGTGCTCGCCGCTTTCGACCACGAGGAGAACGGCTCCCAGTCCGACACCGGCGCCGACGGTCCGCTGCTCGGCGGGGTGCTGGAACGCTCCGTCCTCGCCCGCGGCGGCTCCTGGGAGGACCGGGCGCGGGCCTTCGCGGGCACCGTGTGCCTCTCCTCCGACACCGGGCACGCGGTCCACCCCAACTACGCCGAACGGCACGACCCGACACACCACCCGCGCGTCAACGGCGGCCCCATCCTCAAGGTCAACGTCAACAACCGCTACGCGACGGACGGTTCGGGCCGGGCGGTGTTCGCCGCCGCCTGCGAGAAGGCGGGCGTGCCCTTCCAGACCTTCGTCTCGAACAACTCCATGCCCTGCGGCACCACCATCGGCCCGATCACCGCGGCCCGGCACGGCATCCACACCGTCGACATCGGCGTGGCGATCCTGTCGATGCACAGCGCGCGGGAGCTGTGCGGCGGCGAGGACCCCCACCTCCTCGCCGCCGCGCTGACGGCGTTCCTGACGGGCTGA
- a CDS encoding DUF6458 family protein, giving the protein MGLGGCIILIAVGAILTFATDWEMRGVDLDLVGVIFMVVGLIGVATFGSIARRRRVVMPPATPIVEDRPHHHPRDGYDDGYGV; this is encoded by the coding sequence ATGGGCCTCGGCGGGTGCATCATCCTCATCGCCGTGGGAGCCATCCTCACGTTCGCGACCGACTGGGAGATGCGGGGCGTCGACCTCGACCTGGTCGGCGTCATCTTCATGGTCGTCGGACTGATCGGGGTCGCCACGTTCGGCAGCATCGCCCGGCGCCGCCGGGTGGTGATGCCGCCGGCGACCCCGATCGTCGAGGACCGGCCCCACCACCACCCCCGCGACGGGTACGACGACGGCTACGGCGTCTGA
- a CDS encoding NHL domain-containing thioredoxin family protein — protein MSKRARVRAPELRGRSWINTGGKELSLAGLRGRIVVLDFWTFCCVNCLHVLDELRELEEKHRDTVVIVGVHSPKFAHEAEHRAVVDAVERYGVEHPVLDDPELATWKQYAVRAWPTLVVIDPEGHVVAQHAGEGHAHAIEKLVAELEAEHGAKGTLRRGDGPYVAPEPEPTVLRFPGKALLLPSGTFLVTDTTRHQLVELDEDGESVLRRIGDGTRGLADGPADRARFQEPQGLAPLPDGTVVVADTVNHALRRFDPATGEVTTLAGTGRQWMQGEPTAGPGREVALSSPWDVAWWRDRVWIAMAGVHQLWAYDPADGSVGVTAGTTNEGLVDGPGAEAWFAQPSGLAAGTDRLWVADSETSALRFVDTDGTVHTAVGTGLFDFGHRDGEAGQALLQHPLGVTVLPDGSVAVADTYNHALRRYDPASGEVTTLATDLREPSDAVLVGDDIVVVESARHRLTRLRLPEEAVRVEAVAHRTRREATEVAPGTLLLDVVFQAPAGQKLDTRYGPSTRLLVSATPPGLLRSGEGAGTGLGRVLELDPEVTEGVLHVSAMAASCDDDPANAYPACHVHQQDWGVPVRLTASGATRLPLVLAGLDEGGADGAEGTGAGAGQTP, from the coding sequence ATGAGTAAGCGTGCCCGCGTCCGCGCCCCTGAGCTGCGAGGACGGTCCTGGATCAACACCGGCGGCAAGGAGCTGTCCCTCGCGGGCCTCCGGGGCCGCATCGTGGTGCTGGACTTCTGGACCTTCTGCTGTGTCAACTGCCTCCACGTCCTCGACGAGCTGCGGGAGCTGGAGGAGAAGCACCGGGACACCGTCGTGATCGTCGGCGTGCACTCGCCGAAGTTCGCGCACGAGGCCGAGCACCGGGCGGTGGTCGACGCGGTCGAGCGGTACGGCGTGGAGCACCCGGTGCTCGACGACCCGGAGCTGGCCACCTGGAAGCAGTACGCGGTGCGGGCCTGGCCCACCCTGGTCGTCATCGACCCCGAGGGCCACGTCGTCGCCCAGCACGCCGGCGAGGGGCACGCGCACGCCATCGAGAAGCTGGTGGCGGAGCTGGAGGCGGAGCACGGGGCGAAGGGCACGCTGCGGCGTGGCGACGGGCCCTACGTGGCGCCGGAGCCCGAGCCGACCGTGCTGCGCTTCCCGGGCAAGGCGCTGCTGCTGCCCTCCGGGACCTTCCTGGTCACCGACACCACCCGGCACCAGCTCGTCGAGCTGGACGAGGACGGCGAGAGCGTCCTGCGCCGGATCGGCGACGGCACCCGGGGCCTGGCCGACGGCCCGGCGGACCGCGCCCGTTTCCAGGAGCCGCAGGGCCTCGCGCCGCTGCCCGACGGCACCGTCGTCGTCGCCGACACGGTCAACCACGCGCTGCGCCGCTTCGACCCGGCGACCGGCGAGGTCACCACCCTGGCCGGCACCGGCCGCCAGTGGATGCAGGGCGAGCCCACCGCGGGCCCCGGCCGCGAGGTCGCCCTCTCCTCGCCCTGGGACGTGGCCTGGTGGCGGGACCGGGTGTGGATCGCCATGGCCGGCGTCCACCAGCTCTGGGCCTACGACCCGGCCGACGGCAGCGTGGGCGTGACCGCCGGCACCACCAACGAGGGCCTGGTCGACGGGCCCGGCGCCGAGGCGTGGTTCGCCCAGCCGTCCGGGCTCGCGGCCGGTACCGACCGGCTCTGGGTCGCCGACTCCGAGACCTCCGCCCTGCGCTTCGTGGACACCGACGGCACGGTCCACACCGCCGTCGGCACCGGCCTGTTCGACTTCGGCCACCGCGACGGGGAGGCGGGCCAGGCCCTGCTCCAGCACCCGCTGGGCGTCACCGTGCTGCCCGACGGCTCGGTCGCCGTCGCCGACACCTACAACCACGCCCTGCGCCGCTACGACCCGGCGAGCGGGGAGGTGACGACGCTCGCCACCGATCTGCGCGAGCCGAGCGACGCCGTCCTGGTGGGCGACGACATCGTGGTCGTGGAGTCGGCCCGGCACCGGCTGACCCGGCTGCGGCTGCCCGAGGAGGCGGTCCGCGTCGAGGCGGTCGCCCACCGCACGCGGCGCGAGGCGACCGAGGTGGCCCCGGGCACCCTCCTGCTCGACGTGGTCTTCCAGGCGCCCGCCGGGCAGAAGCTCGACACCCGCTACGGGCCCTCGACCCGGCTGCTGGTCTCCGCCACGCCGCCCGGCCTGCTGCGCTCGGGCGAGGGCGCGGGGACCGGCCTGGGCCGCGTGCTGGAGCTGGACCCCGAGGTGACGGAGGGGGTCCTGCACGTCTCCGCGATGGCCGCGTCCTGCGACGACGACCCGGCCAACGCGTACCCGGCCTGCCACGTCCACCAGCAGGACTGGGGCGTCCCGGTCCGGCTGACCGCGTCCGGCGCGACCCGGCTGCCGCTGGTCCTCGCCGGACTCGACGAAGGCGGCGCGGACGGCGCCGAGGGCACGGGCGCCGGCGCGGGTCAGACGCCGTAG
- a CDS encoding LURP-one-related family protein, translating into MRFLVYDRLLGIGDDYWIEDADGNKVFLVDGKAMRLRDTWELKDTRGRVLIDIHRKMFALRDTMVIERGGEPLATLKRKRLSLLRNHYRVTMAEGTELDVSGKVLDREFAIEYDGELLAVVSRRWLTLRDTYGVDVVREDADPSLLIALAVCVIHLAEKEREG; encoded by the coding sequence ATGAGATTCCTCGTGTACGACCGGCTCCTCGGCATCGGCGACGACTACTGGATCGAGGACGCCGACGGCAACAAGGTGTTCCTCGTCGACGGCAAGGCCATGCGGCTGCGCGACACCTGGGAGCTGAAGGACACCCGGGGCCGCGTCCTGATCGACATCCACCGGAAGATGTTCGCGCTGCGGGACACCATGGTGATCGAGCGCGGCGGCGAACCGCTCGCCACCCTGAAGCGCAAGCGGCTCTCCCTGCTGCGCAACCACTACCGGGTCACCATGGCCGAGGGCACCGAACTGGACGTCAGCGGCAAGGTGCTCGACCGCGAGTTCGCCATCGAGTACGACGGTGAGCTGCTCGCGGTCGTCTCGCGGCGTTGGCTGACCCTGCGCGACACCTACGGCGTGGACGTGGTCCGCGAGGACGCGGACCCCTCGCTGCTGATCGCCCTGGCGGTCTGCGTGATCCACCTGGCGGAGAAGGAACGGGAGGGCTGA
- a CDS encoding carbon-nitrogen family hydrolase: MRASLIQIAVNEDETAEARRLRAASLVRAQAGADLVVLPELWTTGAFAFEEFAARAEPLEGPTHEAMAKAASEAGVWLHAGSFPERDEHGALYNTSLVFSPSGDLAAAYRKIHRFGFDKGEAVLMSAGDALVTAALPGTTLGVATCYDLRFPELFRALVDAGAETLVVPAGWPERRRAHWTLLARARAVENQAFVLACGTAGTHAGVPQAGHSLVVDPWGEVLAEAGSGEEVLTVEFDPAEVARTRERFPALRDRVLGLDRPAPRA; encoded by the coding sequence GTGCGCGCTTCATTGATCCAAATCGCCGTGAACGAGGACGAAACGGCCGAAGCCCGCCGCCTGCGGGCGGCGTCGCTGGTCCGCGCCCAGGCGGGGGCCGACCTCGTCGTGCTGCCCGAGCTGTGGACCACGGGGGCGTTCGCCTTCGAGGAGTTCGCCGCGCGGGCCGAGCCGCTGGAGGGGCCGACCCACGAGGCGATGGCGAAGGCCGCGAGCGAGGCCGGCGTCTGGCTGCACGCGGGCTCCTTCCCCGAACGCGACGAGCACGGCGCCCTCTACAACACCTCCCTCGTCTTCTCCCCCTCCGGCGACCTGGCCGCCGCGTACCGCAAGATCCACCGCTTCGGCTTCGACAAGGGCGAGGCCGTGCTGATGAGCGCGGGCGACGCGCTCGTGACGGCCGCCCTGCCCGGCACCACCCTGGGCGTGGCCACCTGCTACGACCTCCGTTTCCCCGAGCTGTTCCGCGCCCTGGTCGACGCCGGCGCCGAGACGCTCGTCGTGCCGGCGGGCTGGCCGGAGCGCCGCCGCGCGCACTGGACGCTGCTGGCCCGCGCGCGGGCGGTGGAGAACCAGGCGTTCGTCCTGGCCTGCGGCACGGCCGGGACCCACGCCGGGGTGCCGCAGGCGGGCCACTCGCTCGTGGTCGACCCCTGGGGCGAGGTGCTGGCCGAGGCGGGCTCCGGCGAGGAGGTCCTCACCGTGGAGTTCGACCCGGCGGAGGTGGCCCGGACCCGGGAGCGCTTCCCGGCCCTCAGGGACCGCGTCCTGGGCCTGGACCGGCCGGCCCCCCGCGCCTGA
- a CDS encoding maleylpyruvate isomerase family mycothiol-dependent enzyme codes for MSLHPTLQPYADAWTHSIEAISALVQPLVEADWNRRTPCPGWSVRDIVSHVMGLDSEMLGDPRPIHALPRDLFHVTNDHQRYMEMQVDVRRHHTAPEITSELEYMIIRRNRQLRNETRIPSATVRGPLGTELTLEESMRRHAFAVWAHEQDLRTALGEPGNLDSPGAYVARDVLLAELPRVVADDAQAPRSSAVVFDVHGPVEFLRTVRVDIQGRGTLETSPALGPAASLSLDWETYVRLACGRITPEAAGDRVKTDGDPELAAAILRHFTVTP; via the coding sequence GTGAGTCTGCATCCCACCCTCCAGCCCTACGCCGACGCCTGGACTCACTCCATCGAGGCGATATCCGCGCTGGTCCAGCCGCTCGTGGAAGCAGATTGGAACCGTCGAACCCCCTGCCCGGGGTGGTCCGTGCGGGACATCGTCTCGCACGTGATGGGCCTGGACTCGGAGATGCTGGGCGACCCGCGGCCGATCCACGCCCTGCCGCGTGACCTCTTCCACGTCACCAACGACCACCAGCGGTACATGGAGATGCAGGTCGACGTGCGCCGCCACCACACGGCGCCCGAGATCACCTCCGAGCTGGAGTACATGATCATCCGGCGCAACCGGCAGCTCCGGAACGAGACCCGGATCCCGTCGGCCACGGTGCGCGGCCCCCTCGGCACCGAACTGACGCTGGAGGAGTCCATGCGCCGGCACGCCTTCGCGGTGTGGGCGCACGAGCAGGACCTGCGCACGGCCCTCGGCGAGCCGGGCAACCTCGACTCCCCGGGCGCGTACGTCGCCCGCGACGTGCTCCTGGCCGAGCTGCCGCGGGTGGTCGCGGACGACGCGCAGGCGCCCCGCAGTTCGGCCGTCGTCTTCGACGTGCACGGCCCGGTCGAGTTCCTGCGCACGGTCCGCGTGGACATCCAGGGCCGCGGCACCCTGGAGACCTCCCCCGCGCTCGGCCCGGCCGCGAGCCTCTCCCTCGACTGGGAGACGTACGTACGGCTGGCCTGCGGCCGGATCACCCCGGAGGCGGCGGGGGACCGGGTCAAGACCGACGGCGACCCGGAGCTGGCGGCGGCGATCCTGCGGCACTTCACGGTCACCCCGTAG
- a CDS encoding MFS transporter codes for MNPADSARFPGPGRRRALPGDPPGGRRALAVWGVGVAVYFVAVIFRTSLGVAGLEAADRFHVNASALSTFSILQLLVYAGMQIPVGLLVDRLGTRKVLGIGVVLFTAGQLGFALSPSFGTALAARALLGCGDAMTFISVLRLGSRWFPARRGPLVAQLAGLVGMAGNLVSTLVIARLLHGIGWTAAFAGSSLAGVVVLVLLLLFLKDHPEGHEPEPLPHHGAAYVRRQIATSWREPGTRLGLWVHFTTQFPAMVFLLLWGMPFLVEAQGLSQARAGELLTVVVVSNMSVGLVYGQIVGRHHNARMPLVLGTVGTTAALWAATLLHPADRAPMWLLVALCVVLGACGPASMIGFDFARPANPPERQGTASGITNMGGFVASMTTLLAVGVLLDATGQNYTVAFSSVFVLQALGLSQILRLRGRAVRRERERLVASRVETVHVPV; via the coding sequence ATGAACCCGGCGGACTCCGCGCGGTTCCCGGGCCCCGGCCGCCGGCGCGCGCTCCCCGGCGATCCGCCGGGCGGGCGCCGCGCCCTGGCCGTCTGGGGCGTCGGCGTCGCGGTCTACTTCGTCGCCGTCATCTTCCGCACCTCGCTGGGCGTGGCCGGACTGGAGGCGGCCGACCGCTTCCACGTCAACGCCTCGGCGCTGTCCACCTTCTCCATCCTCCAACTGCTCGTCTACGCGGGCATGCAGATACCCGTCGGGCTGCTCGTCGACCGGCTCGGCACCAGGAAGGTGCTGGGCATCGGCGTGGTGCTGTTCACGGCCGGCCAGCTCGGCTTCGCCCTCTCCCCGAGCTTCGGGACGGCGCTGGCCGCGCGCGCCCTGCTCGGCTGCGGCGACGCCATGACCTTCATCAGCGTGCTGCGGCTCGGCTCGCGCTGGTTCCCGGCCCGGCGCGGCCCCCTCGTCGCCCAGCTCGCCGGGCTGGTCGGCATGGCCGGCAACCTCGTCTCCACGCTCGTCATCGCCCGGCTGCTGCACGGCATCGGCTGGACCGCGGCCTTCGCGGGAAGCTCCCTGGCCGGCGTGGTCGTCCTCGTCCTGCTGCTGCTCTTCCTCAAGGACCACCCCGAGGGCCACGAGCCGGAGCCGCTGCCGCACCACGGCGCCGCGTACGTCCGGCGGCAGATCGCCACCTCCTGGCGGGAGCCGGGCACCCGGCTCGGCCTGTGGGTGCACTTCACCACCCAGTTCCCGGCGATGGTCTTCCTGCTGCTGTGGGGGATGCCGTTCCTGGTGGAGGCGCAGGGCCTCTCCCAGGCCAGGGCCGGCGAACTGCTGACCGTGGTCGTGGTCTCCAACATGAGCGTCGGCCTGGTCTACGGACAGATCGTCGGCCGGCACCACAACGCCCGGATGCCGCTGGTCCTCGGCACGGTCGGCACGACCGCCGCCCTGTGGGCCGCGACGCTCCTCCACCCGGCCGACCGCGCCCCGATGTGGCTGCTGGTGGCGCTCTGCGTGGTGCTGGGCGCCTGCGGACCGGCGTCGATGATCGGCTTCGACTTCGCGCGCCCCGCCAACCCGCCCGAACGTCAGGGCACCGCCTCCGGCATCACCAACATGGGCGGTTTCGTCGCCTCCATGACGACGCTGCTCGCCGTGGGTGTGCTGCTGGACGCGACCGGCCAGAACTACACCGTCGCCTTCTCCTCCGTCTTCGTGCTCCAGGCGCTCGGCCTCTCGCAGATCCTGCGCCTGCGCGGCCGGGCCGTCCGCCGCGAGCGGGAACGGCTGGTCGCCAGCCGCGTGGAGACGGTGCACGTTCCCGTCTGA
- a CDS encoding GntR family transcriptional regulator: protein MSLAVKQPPAADRVYAHVKQAVLERRYEGGTLLTEGELAEAVGVSRTPVREALLRLEVEGLLRLYPKKGALVLPVSAQEIADVVETRLLVEEHAARKAVPAPPGLLDRLEELLARQREQAAAGDFAAAAVTDRCFHAEIVRSGGNEILSRLYDQLRDRQLRMGVAVMHSHPDRIAKTLVEHAEILRALREGDAEAAVEAVHRHVGWFSHLARGEVR, encoded by the coding sequence ATGTCCCTGGCCGTGAAGCAACCCCCCGCCGCCGACCGCGTCTACGCCCACGTCAAACAAGCCGTCCTGGAACGCCGTTACGAGGGCGGCACGCTGCTCACCGAGGGGGAGCTGGCGGAGGCCGTGGGCGTCTCCCGCACGCCGGTGCGCGAGGCCCTGCTCCGGCTGGAGGTCGAGGGGCTGCTCCGGCTCTACCCGAAGAAGGGCGCCCTGGTGCTGCCGGTCTCCGCGCAGGAGATCGCCGACGTGGTGGAGACCCGGCTGCTCGTCGAGGAGCACGCGGCCCGCAAGGCCGTACCGGCCCCGCCCGGCCTCCTGGACCGGCTGGAGGAACTCCTCGCCCGGCAGCGCGAGCAGGCCGCCGCCGGGGACTTCGCCGCCGCCGCGGTCACCGACCGCTGCTTCCACGCCGAGATCGTCCGCAGCGGCGGCAACGAGATCCTCTCCCGCCTCTACGACCAGCTCCGCGACCGCCAACTGCGCATGGGCGTCGCCGTGATGCACTCCCACCCCGACCGCATCGCCAAGACCCTCGTCGAGCACGCCGAGATCCTCCGGGCGCTGCGCGAGGGCGACGCGGAGGCGGCCGTCGAGGCCGTCCACCGGCACGTGGGCTGGTTCTCCCACCTGGCCCGGGGCGAGGTGCGATGA
- a CDS encoding D-alanyl-D-alanine carboxypeptidase produces MINGIPGIRLRRAAVVTVTTGAVLAGGALATAPAQAATAPAIAAKGGFVMNDANGSALYTKAADTKLSTGSTTKIMTAKVVLSQPKLNLDRKVTIQMAYSDYIVSKNASSARLIVGDKVTVRQLLYGLMLPSGCDAAYALADAYGTGSTRAARVKSFIGKMNTTAKGLGMKNTHFDSFDGIGNGTNYSTPRDLTKLASSAMKNPTFRTIVKTRSYTAKTTTKTGGTRTMAAWSNTNTLLGSYRGATGVKTGSGPAAKYCLVFAATRNGKTVIGTVLASSSATQRGKDATRLMDYGFARLG; encoded by the coding sequence TTGATCAATGGCATTCCGGGCATCCGTCTCCGCAGAGCCGCCGTCGTCACCGTGACCACCGGCGCCGTGCTCGCCGGCGGGGCTCTCGCCACCGCGCCCGCCCAGGCCGCCACCGCGCCGGCGATCGCCGCCAAGGGCGGCTTCGTGATGAACGACGCGAACGGCTCCGCGCTCTACACCAAGGCGGCGGACACCAAGCTGTCGACCGGGTCCACGACGAAGATCATGACCGCCAAGGTCGTGCTCTCCCAGCCCAAGCTGAACCTGGACCGCAAGGTCACGATCCAGATGGCGTACAGCGACTACATCGTGTCGAAGAACGCCTCCTCCGCCCGGCTGATCGTGGGCGACAAGGTCACCGTCCGGCAGCTCCTCTACGGGCTGATGCTGCCCTCCGGCTGCGACGCGGCCTACGCGCTGGCCGACGCCTACGGCACCGGCTCGACGCGGGCGGCCCGGGTGAAGTCGTTCATCGGCAAGATGAACACCACCGCCAAGGGCCTCGGGATGAAGAACACCCACTTCGACTCGTTCGACGGCATCGGCAACGGCACCAACTACTCCACGCCGCGCGACCTGACGAAGCTCGCGAGCAGCGCGATGAAGAACCCCACCTTCCGCACGATCGTCAAGACCAGGTCGTACACCGCCAAGACGACCACCAAGACCGGCGGCACCCGCACCATGGCGGCCTGGTCCAACACCAACACCCTGCTCGGCAGCTACCGGGGCGCGACCGGGGTGAAGACCGGCTCGGGCCCGGCGGCCAAGTACTGCCTGGTCTTCGCCGCGACCCGGAACGGCAAGACCGTGATCGGCACCGTCCTGGCGTCCTCGTCCGCCACCCAGCGCGGCAAGGACGCGACCCGGCTCATGGACTACGGCTTCGCCCGGCTGGGCTGA
- a CDS encoding GntR family transcriptional regulator, which yields MLLSLDKNDTRPLHEQVAGAIRRAIAEGECGPGDRLPSARDLSEALDVNVNTVLRGLRGLRDEGLLDFRRGRGVTVAAGADARSVLHLRARELVAEAARLGYSRNDVVDMIRGLP from the coding sequence ATGCTGCTGAGTCTCGACAAGAACGACACCCGCCCTCTGCACGAGCAGGTCGCCGGAGCGATCCGGCGGGCCATCGCCGAGGGCGAGTGCGGGCCCGGCGACCGCCTGCCGTCGGCACGCGACCTCTCCGAGGCCCTGGACGTCAACGTCAACACCGTGCTGCGCGGGCTGCGCGGGCTGCGGGACGAGGGCCTGCTCGACTTCCGCCGGGGCCGGGGCGTCACCGTCGCCGCGGGCGCCGACGCGCGCTCCGTCCTGCACCTGCGGGCACGGGAGCTGGTCGCCGAGGCGGCCCGGCTGGGCTACAGCAGGAACGATGTCGTCGACATGATCAGGGGGCTGCCGTGA